One window of the Sebaldella sp. S0638 genome contains the following:
- a CDS encoding ABC transporter permease, translating into MENKKKDLGLVLKEISSIKSVKDIWSSIIAIILAFLVSSVIILLMNESPVEAYSYLIQGAFGNTRALYNTIAMSIPLMFTGLAVAVASRGGLFNIGAEGQLYIGSMCSVLTALAFPGLPKVILLPLIIIAGFIGGAVWGFIPGYLKAVRGINEVIVCIMLNYVAQLFTSYLVNGPFKDEGMQAHTKQISENARFVRYTTSSQLTNAVFVAVLIIIAVYILLWKTSAGFKIRTVGLNFFSSEAAGINPKITMIATMALSGGIASMAGVTEITAKYYRFVDTFSPSYGFTGIAVAVLGRNNPFGIILTSLLFGMLDSGALRMTLETSISSSMIKVIQSLVILFVAAPQISKIFSKKVIRFGNTD; encoded by the coding sequence ATGGAAAATAAAAAAAAGGATTTGGGTTTGGTTTTGAAAGAGATATCGAGCATAAAATCCGTAAAGGATATATGGTCGTCCATAATAGCTATAATACTGGCTTTTCTAGTAAGTTCCGTAATTATTCTTTTGATGAATGAATCTCCTGTGGAGGCGTATTCTTATCTCATACAGGGAGCTTTTGGAAATACAAGGGCTTTATATAACACAATAGCAATGAGTATTCCTCTGATGTTTACAGGACTTGCAGTAGCCGTGGCTTCACGCGGAGGGTTATTTAACATAGGGGCAGAAGGGCAGCTTTATATAGGATCAATGTGTTCTGTTCTTACGGCGCTTGCTTTTCCTGGGCTTCCCAAAGTAATACTGCTCCCTCTTATAATAATTGCCGGATTCATAGGCGGTGCTGTATGGGGCTTTATTCCGGGGTATTTAAAGGCTGTAAGGGGAATAAACGAGGTAATCGTATGTATAATGCTGAATTATGTAGCCCAGCTTTTTACTTCTTACCTTGTAAACGGACCGTTTAAAGATGAAGGAATGCAGGCACACACAAAACAAATATCGGAAAATGCAAGATTCGTACGTTATACGACAAGTTCACAGCTGACGAATGCAGTCTTTGTAGCTGTACTTATTATAATAGCCGTCTATATACTGCTTTGGAAAACATCAGCTGGATTTAAAATAAGAACAGTCGGCTTGAATTTCTTTTCATCAGAGGCAGCGGGAATAAATCCCAAAATAACAATGATAGCTACAATGGCATTAAGCGGAGGAATAGCTTCTATGGCAGGTGTGACAGAAATAACAGCTAAATATTACAGATTCGTAGACACATTCTCACCTTCATATGGTTTTACGGGAATAGCCGTAGCAGTATTAGGAAGAAATAATCCGTTTGGGATAATACTTACTTCACTGCTTTTTGGTATGCTGGATTCGGGAGCTCTTAGAATGACACTGGAAACCTCTATTTCTTCCAGTATGATAAAAGTAATACAGAGTCTGGTTATACTATTCGTGGCGGCACCGCAGATAAGCAAAATTTTCAGTAAGAAGGTGATCAGATTTGGAAATACAGATTAG